Genomic window (Blattabacterium cuenoti):
TATACGTATTGTTGCTGCTACTAATTTGAACATGATAGAATCTGTCCAAAAAGGAAAATTCAGAGAAGATTTGTATTATCGTCTAAATACAGTACAAATTAATGTTCCACCTTTGCGTTTTCGTAAAAATGATATTAAATTTTTATTTAAAAAATTTTCTAATGATTTTGCGGAAAAATATCATATGCCTCCAGTAACACTTACGGAAGAATCTTTAAAATATTTAAAAGATTATTCTTGGCCTGGAAACATAAGACAATTAAAAAATTTAATAGAACAAATTTCTGTAGTGGAAACTAAACGTGAAATTTCTGTAGAAAAATTTAAAGAATATATTCCAGAAAATATTCCATCAATATCTTTTTCTAATCATAATGGAATAGAAACATCTTTTCATGATAGGGAAAGAGATTTTCTTTATAAAATTTTGTTTGATATGAAAAAAAATTTGAATGATTTAAAAAATATTACTTTTCAATTAATTAAAAATAATTCTAATACTAGATTTATTGAAGAAAATCAACAACTTATGGAAAAAGTTTTTGGGAAAATGATTCATAATAGAGATGATTCAATATTTCAATTGGAAGATTCATCTAAATCTGATGAAGATTTAGATTATGAAGAAGTAGAAGAAGATTTATCCAAAAATGAGTTATCTTCTTTTTCTTTACAAAAAAAAGAAATAGAATTTATTCAAAAAGCTTTGAAAAAAAGTAATGGGAAAAGAAGAAAGGCTGCAAAAGAATTAGGAATTTCAGAAAGAACATTATATAGAAAAATTAAACAATATGGCTTATAAAAAAATTTTTTTTATTTTCACTTTCATATTTTTTATGATAGTTAGTTGTAATCATTCATCTATTTCATCATTTTTTGATTTAAAAAAAACAATAGAAATAGGAGAAATTACAGAAGTAGTTAATATACCTGGAAGATCTATTTCCTTTGATTTTAAAAGAAGTATTGAAAATTATATAATGAAACATAATCCTTCTAATTTAGTATTAAAAAATGGAGATGTTGTTTTAGAAGGTGTATTTTTAAGTTACGCAATTATTCCATTGGATAATTATCCGTTGAAAAAAATTAAAGTTACCGCAAAAATATCTTATCTAGATAAGATTGAACCAGAAAAAAATTGGGAAAAATGTTTTGTGGTATCGGAAGAATTTTATAATAATAAGAAAAATCTTTTTTCAAAAGAAATTATTGATAAAATTATAGAAAAGTTGACAATTGAGGTATTTCGTAAAATATTTAATAATTCCAATAATGATTGGTAAATAAAATAATAAATAAATGGAAAATACATCCATAATTATATTTGGTTTTTTTATTATTGTAATATGTCTTTTACTTATGTTGGTAATATTAATACAAAATCCTAAAAAAGAAAGCATTCATCAATCTTTTATGGAAAAAAATTTTAGATTTTTTGGAATTAAAAGAACAAATACATTTTTGGAGAATATTACTTGGTTTTTATCCATTATTATATTTTTTTTAACTCTATTTTTCAATTTTTTACTAAAATCAAAATAATATGTCATTATGACATTTAATATTGCTTAAATGAAAAAAAATTTGAATTTTTTTATTTGGCATGTTTTTGGCTTTGAACGATTAGAACTGTTAACCTTAAAA
Coding sequences:
- a CDS encoding sigma-54 interaction domain-containing protein, with product MESVFIQNIKQKFGIIGYDYALHRALEKAIQVAPTDISVLVLGESGVGKEFIPKIIHQYSSRKHHAYIAVNCGAIPEGTIDSELFGHEKGSFTGATSMRKGYFEGTNGGTLFLDEVGELPLTTQVRLLRILESGEFIKVGSSKIQKTNIRIVAATNLNMIESVQKGKFREDLYYRLNTVQINVPPLRFRKNDIKFLFKKFSNDFAEKYHMPPVTLTEESLKYLKDYSWPGNIRQLKNLIEQISVVETKREISVEKFKEYIPENIPSISFSNHNGIETSFHDRERDFLYKILFDMKKNLNDLKNITFQLIKNNSNTRFIEENQQLMEKVFGKMIHNRDDSIFQLEDSSKSDEDLDYEEVEEDLSKNELSSFSLQKKEIEFIQKALKKSNGKRRKAAKELGISERTLYRKIKQYGL
- the secG gene encoding preprotein translocase subunit SecG → MENTSIIIFGFFIIVICLLLMLVILIQNPKKESIHQSFMEKNFRFFGIKRTNTFLENITWFLSIIIFFLTLFFNFLLKSK